In Choloepus didactylus isolate mChoDid1 chromosome 18, mChoDid1.pri, whole genome shotgun sequence, a single genomic region encodes these proteins:
- the LOC119514273 gene encoding LOW QUALITY PROTEIN: protein SCO1 homolog, mitochondrial-like (The sequence of the model RefSeq protein was modified relative to this genomic sequence to represent the inferred CDS: inserted 2 bases in 1 codon): MAGLLVVPGRVVRLPGGRLWRFLCRGVERWGPAEATASASPRQXCLGSRALGTALPSPPGSSGPESKGRRDPTRPSQPGPVSWKSLALTFAVGGALLAGMKYFKKEKAEKLEKERQQSLGKPLLGGPFSLTTHIGEPKTDKDYLGQWVLIYFGFTHCPDICPEELEKMIQVVDEIDSIPSLPNLTPLFITIDPERDTKEAIATYVKEFSPKLIGLTGTKEEIDQVARAYRVYYSPGPKDEDEDYIVDHTIIMYLIGPDGEFLDYFGQNKKNAEIAGAIAALMREHRKKS, from the exons ATGGCGGGGCTGCTAGTGGTCCCTGGCCGAGTCGTGCGACTTCCGGGTGGCCGCCTTTGGCGTTTCTTATGTCGCGGAGTCGAGCGTTGGGGTCCCGCAGAGGCGACCGCGAGCGCCTCCCCGAGGCA CTGCCTGGGAAGCCGGGCCCTCGGCACTGCCCTGCCGTCGCCCCCGGGGTCGTCGGGGCCGGAATCGAAGGGCCGCAGAGACCCCACGCGCCCCTCGCAGCCCGGGCCCGTTTCTTGGAAGTCCTTAGCACTCACATTTGCTGTTGGAGGAGCTTTACTGGCTGGAATGAAATActtcaagaaagaaaaggcagaaaagctGGAGAAGGAACGGCAGCAAAGTTTAGGAAAGCCTTTACTCGGGGGACCGTTTTCCCTCACAACTCATATTGGAGAACCTAAAACTGACAAGGACTACCTGGGCCAGTGGGTACTGATTTATTTTGGTTTCACTCATTGCCCTGATATCTGtccagaagaactagaaaaaatgatTCAAGTCGTGGATGAAATAGATAGTATTCCATCACTACCAAATTTAACTCCGCTTTTCATCACTATTGACCCAGAGAGGGACACAAAAGAAGCCATTGCAACTTATGTGAAAGAATTTTCTCCCAAGCTGATTGGCTTGACTGGGACAAAAGAAGAG attgaTCAAGTGGCCCGGGCATACAGAGTATATTACAGCCCAGGACCCAAGGATGAGGACGAGGACTACATAGTGGATCATACAATAATAATGTACTTGATTGGACCAGATGGTGAGTTTCTAGATTATTTTGGCCAGAACAAGAAGAATGCAGAAATAGCTGGTGCGATTGCTGCACTCATGAGGGAGCACCGGAAGAAGAGTTAG